The segment TTTGCGTCTGCACCTTCTAGATTTGGCCCGTGGCTGAAGGCCTTGTTGGCCTGGGACCCAAGATTTCATTGCCTACTAATACCCACGTATCTACCTACATTTTAGGTGAAACTGGGAATTGCAGGACGATACAATATTTTCAAGACTAGGAAGTCAAGGTTATAGGTATGCTTTCCTTGGGAATAGGGGTTGCATCCTGTACCCCAGGAGTCCCAGCTCCTTGCAAGTTGACCAATTAGTTACTATTCCCTTAACTTTCACTCCTATGTAAGATAGGTCAGAAACTGGCCTCTTAGCAAAGCCTCCTAGCAAGAAAAGTGAGGTGGGAGGTGTGGGGCTTGTCCTGGCTGAGGGTCcgcatttctcctttttcccctctAGCCCTGGCTCGCCACCGGTacatgaagcaggctcaggcCCTAGGCCCTCAGATGATGGAAAAACCCCTATACTGGGGGGCGGACAGGAGCTCCCAGGTTTCATCTTATCCAATGAACCTGCTGCTGCAGCGAGGTAAACCTTGCCAGAGATTTGgggtgggagaaggcagagggtAAGGGTAGGAATATGGGCTGCATTGGGGCCTTCATGACAATATAGTGGATATCTGTGATCAAGGGGACGGGATGGATGCAAGCTGAAAAATGTGGCATTTTGGTGCCATGGTTCTGAGAAGCCATGTTTTGGGCCAGCCATTCTGTATGTTCTTATCCTTGTTTCCAATCAGATTTGTCCCTGCGATCCAGCCTCCCACAGATGCCAATGAGCCAGACCACTGCTCACCCTCCCATCACCAATGGTGTCCTAGAGTATTTGGAGAAAGAGCTGCGGAACCTCAAcccagcccagcctctgccccctgACCTCAAAGCCATATCTGGCCAAGCCTGCAGCATGCTGTCCTCCCTGGGCTCTGAGGTTGTGGAACGCAGAATCATCCACCTGCCTCCACTGATCAGAGACCTGCCGTCCTCCCAGAGGACCAGCAACTCCTCCCACCAACAGTGGCTCACTCCAATTCCCCCTGGACCCTGGGAtctgagggaggagagaaggcagcCCCACTACTCTGCTTTTCACCAGGAGCTCCAGGACGGGGAGCCTAAGCGCCGAGCATTGGAAGGACGGGAGCTGAACCAACCTCGGAGGGGAAGGCGCCACTGCTCTGGGCTGCGTGGGTTACCCACGCCCTGGGCAGACAGGGACAGCCTCAGTGACGGCCCCTCGTCCAGTGAGGCCCGCTGGTGGCCCAACCACCTATCTGCTCGGAGCCACTACTCAGGCCGACCTCACAGGCCTGGCCCCCGGGAGAATGCCCAGAGGCCCCGGAGGCGCAGGCCCCGCAGCTACTCCCCGCCCTTGCCTTCCGGCCTCAGTTCCTGGAGCTCTGAGGAGGATGAGAAGGAGAGGCAGTCCCGGAGCTGGGGAACCCACCGCCGCAGCTCACACCCCTCACACTGGCCTGAGGAGAAGCCACCCAGCTACCGCTCGCTGGATGTCATGCCAGGCAAGAATGGCAGGAAAAAAGGGAGTGTGGAGAGGCGCTCGGTGAGCCTGGGGCATCCTGCTGAGGGTCGGGCATGGGCGGAGCGGGGCTTGGCCACAGCTGGCAGAGGCCACCCCACGTGCCACCAGTGAGAGTACCTCCTCCTTGTTTTGCACAGCTTGCCTCATGGGCTTGGTGAGACCTCGCTCGAAGGGGCCGGGTGAGTGCAGAGGGCCAGGAAGGGCTCGATGCTTGATGCTTAAAACAGGGCCTTCTCATCCTCAGACCAGCCTTCATCACAGTCTGGTGAGGCAGGgcttccccatttcacagattcaGAAATGAGGCTCAGAATAATTAAGTGCCTTGTGAGTAGTGGAGCTAAGACTTAAACACGGGCTTTATGGCTAAGGCTTTACTTCCTGTCATACCTGCCTGTCTTTACTTAGCAACCGTATTTCCATACCCCAAATTAGAACATGCAGCCTGACAGAGGACATTTGTGCCACTTCTGAGTGCTGCAAGTCAGGGTGCAAGGCCTTGCTGTATTCGAGGATGAGGTCCTCTGAGACCCCCTGGAAAGAATCCTTAAACtgatgaaaaaaaaccccaaaccaaaacaataaatacCTCATATCCCAAAAATGGGTAAAACTTTAGGGTTCTGTGAACAGGCAAGGTGCTAGTCATAGCTTACCAGCCTAAAAGGGGCACAAAGAGGGATTATAGGccttaatttgttttgttttttttaattaaaaaacccttgttttaatttatttttgtgagagagagagacagagcacaagtgagggaagggcagagagagaggggaacacagaatccaaagcaggctccaggctctgagctgtcagcccagagcccaatgtggggctccaactcacagactgcaagatcatgacctgagctgaagtcagacacttaactgactgagccacccaggtgccctggccttaatttgttttttaagatgtgacttaaaaaatcattttataattaatatatccaAATGATGACATTCCCTTAATGTTGTCACTTTGCAAAGTTATGCTGCCGTTGCTCAAAAATATTCACGAACTGCCTTCGGAACcaatttacatgaaaatatatttctgtatttgacCTAAATCCTCTTCTGTTTGCCTCTGTTGAGATAGAGATATCTCTGAGGGAAGTTCCCAGAGTAGAAGATATCATAGGAAGAAGAATTTTAGTCTCTAATATACCTTCAAGGATACATCTGTCATTTGGAAATGCAAATACTGCtgtgatttgtttaaaaaacaatcacATGTATGTAGTGTGCAAAGAAACAGGGACGTTGTGGAAGCTATGGTGCTAGTCTTTCAGGAAAAGAGCCTTGGTGAGAGAGTAATTCATGAGGAAGGTCTGCAGGCACTTCTGAAATAATGGCAATTATATCATATTCTCACAGATGTCCCATGAGAGAGGCAAAGACCAGTAACAATGAAACTTACTAGTATCCTTACTAAGTAGTACCTAGCTATGGGCATTTATGCactaatttaatccttacaacaccCTGTGAggtttttactattattttcatgTTACAGTGGATACAGCTCTTTCTTCCATGTTACCAGTAAGAAAATTATATCCTGAAAGAAAACCCGGAACCAGTTAGAGCTGGGACAACAGCTGTTACTTTAGTCATTAGTGACTAAACTGTCtcttattttaacagaaaaaaaaaaaaagtgtaatgtAAAAGCCAGTGTTCGGCCCCAAATCCAagccctgttttcttctaattttttttttcattttcttctctttaagttCAATTATGTGGTTTCTTGTAagtgagagaagggaaaaaggaacaTTAATTAAGTTCCAGACACTGGGGTAAGCCCTTTCTAaaccttatttcacttaatctttatAACATTAGGTGAGGCTCAGTGAGATTAAGTATCATGCCCTAAGTCACAAAGCCAGTAGGGAGTGAAACCAGAATTTGAACACAGACAGCTCTCTGACTCTCAAGCCTGTACCCTTTCAGTAACTCATAATGCctcatttgaaagaaagaagaatcgTCTGGGGCAATGATGCTCTCCTTCTATATTTCTTCCTCAGACTTTATTTCTTCCCTATTTTCTGAAAGTATCACAGCTTCCTTTATCATTAAGATGTACACACCACTAATTCTAACACAGGCAAACCAAATTTTCTATTGCAAAGTTGCTCATAAGACCTAAAGATCTCACTAACGATCATTTTGAAAGCCTTCATTGTTTTGGATCTCTGAGCTTATCTCACAAAGGGTTATCAGTTTACTTTATCACATTCAACTGTCTACTCATATTCTGAGTGACTAGAGGCCCAGGGCCAAAGCTGGCTTTAGAAAATTGATTGGTTTGAAAGGGCACAGTGTTTTGTTCATAGTTGGAATTTTTAATGCCTTTAGTGAAGCAAAAGTATCCAGGGCCAAAATCTCTTTGCATCTTTCCTCAGTGGGGCTGGTTGCTTCCCACACACTTTCCTAGCCTCTGAAGTCTTCAGAGTTTGCAGCTAACTTCAGAACTTATAATACAATTAGACCACTAGATGGCAATCTTTGATTATGTATAACTGGAAGTTCCTGTTTGCTCCTTGACTTGATGTTTCACCATTTTCTTAAATCAAGCTTTTGGCAGTTAGTTTTACCATAACTTTttacaaaacacttttaaaaaatagttcattaAATATTCAGAGCAATATGCATTAATCAAAAAATCTTTTGCTCACATGGAACCTTCTCTCTAAAGAATCATTAATGTTTAACAAATATATACCAAGGAACAAGGGCTTCCATCCAAAATATTACCCTGTTCTTTACACAGTGCCCATGAGAAAGTAGAAGTTATGTTGAGGAGTCTCCCGTTTGACTGCCAAACCAGTTGATATCTGACCTCAGGTCTGGTGTTTTTTCCACTCCATCAAACCTCAGAAATCTAAGAAACTATAATGTCATGCTTTAAACTCCTGTGGTTTCACACTGCATTGCCCCATGTGTTCCTGACCTCCTTCAAATTGAttatctttctttccaatcttgCCTTATCATAAAGGGCTTCCCAAGGCA is part of the Prionailurus viverrinus isolate Anna chromosome C2, UM_Priviv_1.0, whole genome shotgun sequence genome and harbors:
- the ILDR1 gene encoding immunoglobulin-like domain-containing receptor 1 isoform X2, with the translated sequence MGPELPAPWLLLFTWLPAGCLSLLVTVQHTERYVTLFASVVLKCDYTTSAQLQDVVVTWRFKSFCKDPIFDYYSASYQAALSLGQDPSNDCNDSQREVRIVAQRRGQNEPVLGVDYRQRKITIQNRADLVINEVMWWDHGVYYCTIEAPGDTSGDPDKEVKLIVLHWLTVIFIILGALLLLLLIGVCWCQCCPQYCCCYIRCPCCPARCCCPEEALARHRYMKQAQALGPQMMEKPLYWGADRSSQVSSYPMNLLLQRDLSLRSSLPQMPMSQTTAHPPITNGVLEYLEKELRNLNPAQPLPPDLKAISGQACSMLSSLGSEVVERRIIHLPPLIRDLPSSQRTSNSSHQQWLTPIPPGPWDLREERRQPHYSAFHQELQDGEPKRRALEGRELNQPRRGRRHCSGLRGLPTPWADRDSLSDGPSSSEARWWPNHLSARSHYSGRPHRPGPRENAQRPRRRRPRSYSPPLPSGLSSWSSEEDEKERQSRSWGTHRRSSHPSHWPEEKPPSYRSLDVMPGERQLP
- the ILDR1 gene encoding immunoglobulin-like domain-containing receptor 1 isoform X3, with translation MGPELPAPWLLLFTWLPAGADLVINEVMWWDHGVYYCTIEAPGDTSGDPDKEVKLIVLHWLTVIFIILGALLLLLLIGVCWCQCCPQYCCCYIRCPCCPARCCCPEEALARHRYMKQAQALGPQMMEKPLYWGADRSSQVSSYPMNLLLQRDLSLRSSLPQMPMSQTTAHPPITNGVLEYLEKELRNLNPAQPLPPDLKAISGQACSMLSSLGSEVVERRIIHLPPLIRDLPSSQRTSNSSHQQWLTPIPPGPWDLREERRQPHYSAFHQELQDGEPKRRALEGRELNQPRRGRRHCSGLRGLPTPWADRDSLSDGPSSSEARWWPNHLSARSHYSGRPHRPGPRENAQRPRRRRPRSYSPPLPSGLSSWSSEEDEKERQSRSWGTHRRSSHPSHWPEEKPPSYRSLDVMPGKNGRKKGSVERRSERDSSHSGRSVVI
- the ILDR1 gene encoding immunoglobulin-like domain-containing receptor 1 isoform X1: MGPELPAPWLLLFTWLPAGCLSLLVTVQHTERYVTLFASVVLKCDYTTSAQLQDVVVTWRFKSFCKDPIFDYYSASYQAALSLGQDPSNDCNDSQREVRIVAQRRGQNEPVLGVDYRQRKITIQNRADLVINEVMWWDHGVYYCTIEAPGDTSGDPDKEVKLIVLHWLTVIFIILGALLLLLLIGVCWCQCCPQYCCCYIRCPCCPARCCCPEEALARHRYMKQAQALGPQMMEKPLYWGADRSSQVSSYPMNLLLQRDLSLRSSLPQMPMSQTTAHPPITNGVLEYLEKELRNLNPAQPLPPDLKAISGQACSMLSSLGSEVVERRIIHLPPLIRDLPSSQRTSNSSHQQWLTPIPPGPWDLREERRQPHYSAFHQELQDGEPKRRALEGRELNQPRRGRRHCSGLRGLPTPWADRDSLSDGPSSSEARWWPNHLSARSHYSGRPHRPGPRENAQRPRRRRPRSYSPPLPSGLSSWSSEEDEKERQSRSWGTHRRSSHPSHWPEEKPPSYRSLDVMPGKNGRKKGSVERRSERDSSHSGRSVVI